Proteins from one Corallococcus exiguus genomic window:
- a CDS encoding radical SAM protein — MPAARPHIEPRRVPTADSVVVKELYLSLQGESSHAGMLCGFIRLTGCHLRCTYCDSEFAFHGGSRMKVSEVVEKALAWNSPTVEVTGGEPLLQPGVYPLMEALLDAGLKVLLETSGAIDVRLVPPAVHKIVDMKTPSSGECDRNDYRNLTSMNANDELKIVIGSRVDYEWARALVQEHQLGKKPYGVLFSTIFDKLHPRQLAEWIIEDRLPVRFQLQMHKYLWDPNERGV, encoded by the coding sequence ATGCCTGCCGCACGCCCGCACATCGAGCCCCGCCGCGTCCCCACCGCCGACTCCGTCGTGGTGAAGGAACTCTATCTCTCACTCCAGGGTGAGTCGTCCCACGCCGGCATGCTGTGCGGCTTCATCCGCCTCACCGGCTGCCACCTGCGCTGCACGTACTGCGACAGCGAGTTCGCCTTCCACGGCGGCAGCCGCATGAAGGTCTCCGAGGTCGTCGAGAAGGCGCTGGCCTGGAACTCGCCCACCGTGGAGGTGACAGGTGGCGAGCCCCTGCTCCAGCCCGGCGTGTATCCGTTGATGGAGGCGCTGCTGGACGCAGGCCTCAAGGTGCTGCTGGAGACGAGCGGCGCCATCGACGTGCGGCTCGTGCCCCCGGCCGTCCACAAAATCGTGGACATGAAGACGCCGTCGTCCGGCGAGTGCGACCGCAACGACTACCGCAACCTCACGTCCATGAACGCCAACGACGAGCTGAAGATCGTCATCGGCTCACGCGTGGACTACGAGTGGGCGCGCGCGCTCGTGCAGGAGCACCAGCTGGGAAAGAAGCCCTACGGCGTCCTGTTCTCCACCATCTTCGACAAGCTCCACCCGCGCCAGCTGGCGGAGTGGATCATCGAGGACCGGCTGCCGGTGCGCTTCCAGCTCCAGATGCACAAGTACCTCTGGGACCCCAACGAGCGCGGCGTGTAA
- a CDS encoding AgmX/PglI C-terminal domain-containing protein, translating into MSELLTGDVSSRAQVGGSDFSRDPETFEAELDACLDRALSSETSEEEDIVPESFATGPLRTLLDLASTEETWLQSLPPLSNDNVEPQLTLSAEAANFVIPEWLRADESPSSTSQENSCGAVTSWDATPPSPVWATPGSPAEAYAPQPWMPYAPVAPEPPPAIADASTRILGMSPMSFVSAIAMGALAAGLLVVAGLRLTSKDETQPAPQSQVLNSTPVAASGSATTQPGTVAARIGAPGTQGFATTQPGTQGFYGVPGTQLATPDFSQSIAGGVNTPALTDAQRAAQTLTPNTPVLAGPASAGLTTGLHTLAPDPTPSTQPAPVTPKKAPVAQRAATLEAPEDSSEVREMSFGGEISEEEMARARQAAAEAEAEEAAQPGSEIDEDFARELGFTDEAEASAPKQAQEKTVYIPPAPTSEREQLVPSDITNVVVTNQPAIATCVQNFKAGTALENGGRFQMRWSVDTAGTVSGVAMETDALKGSPLAGCIEDQVRGWKFPVHRVAMNTPVHYPFVF; encoded by the coding sequence GTGAGCGAGCTACTGACGGGTGATGTGTCTTCGCGGGCGCAGGTGGGCGGTTCCGACTTCTCCCGCGACCCCGAGACCTTCGAAGCAGAGCTGGATGCGTGCCTGGATCGCGCGCTCTCCTCCGAGACCTCCGAAGAAGAGGACATCGTGCCGGAGTCCTTCGCGACCGGCCCTCTGCGCACGCTGCTCGACCTGGCCTCCACGGAGGAGACCTGGCTCCAGTCGCTGCCGCCGCTGTCCAACGACAACGTGGAGCCCCAGCTCACGCTGTCCGCCGAGGCCGCGAACTTCGTCATCCCGGAGTGGCTGCGCGCGGATGAGTCCCCGTCCAGCACCTCCCAGGAGAACTCCTGTGGCGCCGTGACGTCGTGGGACGCCACGCCGCCGTCGCCCGTCTGGGCCACGCCCGGTTCTCCGGCCGAGGCCTACGCGCCGCAGCCGTGGATGCCGTACGCCCCCGTGGCGCCCGAGCCTCCGCCCGCCATCGCCGACGCGTCCACGCGCATCCTCGGCATGAGCCCCATGTCCTTCGTGAGCGCCATAGCGATGGGAGCGCTCGCCGCGGGTCTCCTCGTCGTCGCGGGCCTGCGCCTCACGTCGAAGGATGAGACGCAGCCCGCGCCGCAATCACAGGTCCTGAACAGCACCCCCGTGGCCGCGTCGGGCTCCGCGACGACTCAGCCGGGCACCGTCGCCGCGCGGATCGGCGCTCCGGGCACCCAGGGCTTCGCGACGACCCAGCCGGGCACGCAGGGCTTCTACGGTGTTCCCGGCACCCAGCTGGCCACGCCGGACTTCTCGCAGTCCATCGCGGGCGGCGTGAACACGCCCGCCCTGACGGACGCGCAGCGCGCCGCGCAGACCCTCACGCCGAACACGCCCGTCCTCGCGGGTCCCGCGAGCGCGGGTCTGACCACCGGCCTGCACACGCTGGCCCCGGACCCCACGCCGTCCACGCAGCCCGCTCCGGTGACGCCGAAGAAGGCCCCCGTGGCCCAGCGCGCGGCCACGCTCGAAGCGCCCGAGGACAGCAGCGAGGTCCGTGAGATGTCCTTCGGTGGCGAAATCTCCGAGGAGGAAATGGCCCGGGCCCGTCAGGCCGCCGCCGAAGCCGAGGCCGAGGAAGCCGCGCAGCCCGGATCCGAAATCGACGAGGACTTCGCCCGCGAGCTCGGCTTCACCGACGAAGCGGAGGCCTCCGCCCCGAAGCAGGCCCAGGAGAAGACCGTCTACATCCCGCCGGCCCCGACCTCCGAGCGCGAGCAGCTCGTGCCCTCGGACATCACCAATGTGGTCGTCACGAACCAGCCCGCCATCGCCACCTGCGTCCAGAACTTCAAGGCCGGCACCGCCCTGGAGAACGGCGGCCGCTTCCAGATGCGCTGGTCCGTGGACACCGCTGGCACCGTCTCCGGCGTGGCCATGGAGACCGACGCCCTCAAGGGCTCCCCGCTCGCCGGCTGCATCGAGGACCAGGTGCGCGGCTGGAAGTTCCCCGTGCACCGCGTCGCCATGAACACCCCGGTGCACTACCCCTTCGTCTTCTAG
- a CDS encoding CBS domain-containing protein translates to MGQGRGFREVLSSFIATVFPTDTLLGALKVMERHHVQVVGVVGAGGSLVGVVHETQVLAGWRTDPLAQVSDVMARVRKTHAVRSQKRRLARLHGRRGGGQKLF, encoded by the coding sequence ATGGGGCAGGGCCGGGGTTTCAGGGAAGTGTTGTCGTCCTTCATCGCCACAGTTTTTCCCACAGACACACTGCTGGGGGCCTTGAAGGTGATGGAGCGCCACCATGTGCAGGTGGTGGGGGTGGTGGGGGCAGGGGGCAGCCTGGTAGGCGTGGTGCACGAAACGCAGGTGCTGGCGGGCTGGCGGACGGATCCGCTGGCGCAGGTGTCGGACGTCATGGCGCGGGTTCGCAAGACGCACGCGGTCCGCAGCCAGAAGCGGCGGCTGGCGCGCCTGCACGGCAGGCGTGGGGGCGGGCAGAAGCTTTTCTGA
- a CDS encoding peptidylprolyl isomerase, translating into MRPASFRASLLSWSAVVTLGAALGVLGLTGCRPQAQEGPDPTVVATVNGESLSRTDFEQELARELATTEGPEPTPEEVEPFKRALVDTLVKRMLLLQAAKQNNIAVTPEEVDRGVLRLSGDYPAGNFNEVLAQGQLSMAELRAREASRLTIEKLFTNHVYSRVAVTEEELRAYYAAHEADFQEPEEVHAAQMVVKGLDDARKLQVQLKAGKKFSDLARRYSLSADAKVGGDLGFFPRGQMPPAFDEVVFKLGVGQVSDVVSTEYGYHLFKVLERRSARKRELVEVRGKVEGRLLEAKRAAAQEAFEKELRDKAQVVVNEATLQTIRGRPAPQAAK; encoded by the coding sequence ATGCGTCCCGCTTCCTTCCGCGCCTCCTTGCTGTCGTGGTCCGCTGTCGTCACCCTTGGAGCGGCCCTTGGAGTCCTGGGGCTGACGGGCTGCCGACCGCAGGCCCAGGAGGGTCCGGACCCCACGGTGGTGGCCACCGTGAACGGCGAGTCGCTCAGCCGGACGGACTTCGAACAGGAGCTGGCGCGGGAGCTGGCCACCACGGAAGGTCCCGAGCCCACGCCCGAGGAGGTGGAGCCCTTCAAGCGGGCGCTCGTGGACACGCTCGTGAAGCGGATGCTGCTGCTCCAGGCCGCGAAGCAGAACAACATCGCCGTGACACCCGAAGAGGTGGACCGCGGCGTGCTGCGGCTGTCCGGCGACTACCCGGCGGGCAACTTCAACGAGGTGCTCGCCCAGGGGCAGCTGTCCATGGCGGAGCTGCGCGCGCGCGAGGCGAGCCGGCTCACCATCGAGAAGCTCTTCACCAACCACGTCTATTCGCGCGTGGCGGTGACGGAGGAGGAGCTGCGCGCGTACTACGCGGCGCACGAGGCGGACTTCCAGGAGCCGGAGGAGGTCCACGCCGCGCAGATGGTGGTGAAGGGGCTGGACGACGCGCGCAAGCTCCAGGTGCAGCTCAAGGCAGGCAAGAAGTTCTCCGACCTCGCCCGGCGCTATTCGCTCAGCGCGGACGCCAAGGTGGGGGGCGACCTGGGCTTCTTCCCCCGGGGACAGATGCCTCCGGCCTTCGACGAGGTGGTATTCAAGCTGGGGGTGGGGCAGGTTTCGGACGTGGTGTCCACGGAGTACGGCTACCACCTGTTCAAGGTGCTGGAGCGCAGGTCGGCGAGGAAGCGGGAGCTGGTGGAGGTGCGCGGGAAGGTGGAGGGGCGCCTCTTGGAGGCCAAGCGGGCGGCGGCGCAGGAGGCCTTCGAGAAGGAGCTTCGCGACAAGGCCCAGGTGGTGGTGAACGAGGCCACGCTGCAGACCATCCGCGGGCGGCCGGCGCCGCAGGCGGCGAAGTGA
- a CDS encoding SMP-30/gluconolactonase/LRE family protein, with protein sequence MRILFPALLGMTLAAVGCSSSSEVNDPTENPVIERGPKTIAVDGDPNGIWWDAESATLYMADDENNRVLRYRDGEGITKVADLPAAPADGPGLGGMVRMADGTLVVVRFGGGTAGDVVYVKPDGTSAIVPNLPPERRRIGITVTADGQLLDGYFVRNNNVNVGSVARLGLEGTEQEIVGALVKPVGVLAVNDTLYISDQIAGKVYRSPLSAPSQLVAFATLNSPDLLAVGPNDTLLTGSRDGTVLSIRQSGEVSVLAGGFQQPHGLAYDAKNKRLFIADHDGTPADGTNHTLRIIPLE encoded by the coding sequence ATGCGAATCCTCTTCCCTGCCCTGCTGGGCATGACGCTGGCCGCCGTGGGTTGCTCGTCCTCCTCTGAGGTGAACGACCCCACGGAGAATCCCGTCATCGAGCGGGGCCCCAAGACCATCGCCGTGGACGGCGACCCCAACGGCATCTGGTGGGACGCAGAGAGCGCGACCCTCTACATGGCCGACGACGAGAACAACCGCGTGCTGCGCTACCGCGACGGCGAGGGCATCACGAAGGTGGCGGATCTGCCCGCGGCTCCCGCGGATGGTCCGGGCCTGGGCGGGATGGTGCGGATGGCGGACGGCACGCTGGTGGTGGTGCGCTTCGGCGGCGGCACCGCGGGCGACGTCGTCTACGTCAAGCCGGATGGCACCTCCGCCATCGTCCCCAACCTGCCCCCGGAGCGCCGCCGCATTGGCATCACCGTCACCGCCGACGGACAGCTGTTGGACGGCTACTTCGTGCGCAACAACAACGTGAACGTGGGCAGCGTGGCCCGCCTGGGTCTGGAAGGCACCGAGCAGGAAATCGTCGGCGCCCTGGTGAAGCCCGTGGGCGTGCTCGCGGTGAACGACACGCTCTACATCAGCGATCAGATCGCCGGGAAGGTGTACCGCTCGCCGCTGTCCGCGCCGTCGCAGCTGGTGGCCTTCGCCACGCTGAACAGCCCGGACCTGCTGGCCGTGGGGCCCAACGACACGCTGCTCACCGGCAGCCGCGACGGCACCGTGCTGAGCATCCGCCAGTCGGGCGAGGTGAGCGTGCTGGCCGGCGGCTTCCAGCAACCGCACGGCCTGGCCTACGACGCGAAGAACAAGCGCCTCTTCATCGCCGACCATGACGGCACTCCGGCGGACGGCACGAACCACACCCTGCGCATCATCCCGCTCGAATGA
- a CDS encoding peptidylprolyl isomerase, whose protein sequence is MKNLVAFLAAVMLLAGGTSARAELVDKVAAVVNRDVIPLSEVQQRAAPELQRVNSEIDPHKRAEARAQLMKTALDTLIGEKLMESEVQQLGITTTEAEVDELVQDVLKQNNVSDMSQFEQLLKNEGFTLAGYKDMLRKRVVRDKLLRMKVGPKVKVTEEDLKAAYTQYTRLETEDVEVHARHILVQVDAKATPEQVAAAKQKAEGIAQEARRPGMDFSALARARSEGPSASDGGDLGYFKRGVMVPAFEKAAFNLKEGEVSEPIRTNFGWHILKVEERRNIAVASFEEMKPKLESKLLNEKTEKFLDQYVQELRSKANVEVKM, encoded by the coding sequence ATGAAGAACCTGGTGGCGTTCCTGGCGGCGGTGATGCTCCTGGCGGGGGGCACGTCCGCCCGCGCGGAGCTGGTGGACAAGGTGGCGGCGGTGGTGAACCGCGACGTCATCCCGCTGTCGGAGGTGCAGCAGCGCGCCGCGCCGGAGCTCCAGCGCGTGAACTCCGAAATCGACCCGCACAAGCGCGCCGAGGCCCGCGCGCAGCTGATGAAGACCGCGCTGGACACGCTCATCGGCGAGAAGCTGATGGAGTCGGAGGTCCAGCAGCTGGGCATCACCACCACCGAGGCGGAGGTGGATGAGCTGGTGCAGGACGTGCTCAAGCAGAACAACGTCAGCGACATGAGCCAGTTCGAGCAGCTGCTCAAGAACGAGGGCTTCACGCTCGCCGGCTACAAGGACATGCTCCGCAAGCGCGTGGTGCGCGACAAGCTGCTGCGCATGAAGGTGGGCCCCAAGGTGAAGGTCACCGAGGAGGACCTGAAGGCCGCGTACACGCAGTACACGCGCCTGGAGACCGAGGACGTGGAGGTGCACGCCCGCCACATCCTGGTGCAGGTGGACGCCAAGGCCACGCCGGAGCAGGTGGCCGCCGCGAAGCAGAAGGCGGAGGGCATCGCGCAGGAGGCCCGCCGGCCGGGCATGGACTTCTCCGCCCTGGCGCGCGCCCGCAGCGAGGGCCCCAGCGCGTCGGACGGTGGCGACCTGGGCTACTTCAAGCGCGGCGTGATGGTGCCCGCCTTCGAGAAGGCCGCCTTCAACCTCAAGGAGGGTGAAGTCAGCGAGCCCATCCGCACCAACTTCGGCTGGCACATCCTGAAGGTGGAGGAGCGCCGCAACATCGCCGTGGCCTCCTTCGAGGAGATGAAGCCCAAGCTGGAGTCCAAGCTCCTCAACGAGAAGACGGAGAAGTTCCTGGACCAGTACGTCCAGGAGCTGCGCTCGAAGGCCAACGTCGAAGTGAAGATGTGA
- the pdxA gene encoding 4-hydroxythreonine-4-phosphate dehydrogenase PdxA, which translates to MSPRPVATTDVRPRVGISLGDVSGIGPEVTALALAKPAVRRALVPVVFGDGPTLDGFPLFRRFPRVALEELGRMEGPAVVEVTHLPAKHRVPGKPTREGGKAQYAYVRAAIDAMRAGTVDALCTAPVSKEEISRAGIPFMGHTEVLADAFGVDVLMMMDGPRVRIALATNHVPISALPKLLTVEKLVAQLQLLSRSLQPVVGHKPRIAVLGLNPHAGEGGMLGREEVEVIGPAIRLARAKRVDAHGPIPADGLFARPDEVGAKYDVVLAMYHDQGLIPAKALDFERTVNVTLGLPVPRTSPDHGTAYAIAGTGTASCVPMMEALLKAARLSSGAGQTGASRGPRRPPSGR; encoded by the coding sequence GTGAGCCCGCGCCCGGTGGCCACGACGGACGTGCGCCCCCGCGTGGGCATCTCGCTGGGGGACGTGTCGGGCATCGGGCCAGAGGTGACGGCCCTGGCGCTGGCGAAGCCCGCGGTGCGCCGCGCGCTGGTGCCGGTCGTGTTCGGGGACGGGCCCACGCTGGATGGCTTTCCCCTCTTCCGCCGCTTCCCTCGCGTGGCCCTGGAGGAGCTGGGCCGCATGGAGGGGCCGGCGGTGGTGGAGGTGACGCACCTTCCCGCGAAGCACCGCGTGCCGGGCAAGCCCACGCGCGAAGGCGGCAAGGCGCAGTACGCGTACGTGCGGGCCGCCATCGACGCGATGCGCGCCGGGACGGTGGACGCGCTGTGCACCGCGCCCGTGTCGAAAGAGGAGATTTCGCGCGCGGGCATCCCGTTCATGGGCCACACGGAGGTGCTGGCGGACGCGTTCGGCGTGGACGTGTTGATGATGATGGACGGGCCTCGCGTGCGCATCGCGCTGGCGACGAACCACGTCCCCATCTCCGCGCTGCCGAAGCTGCTCACGGTGGAGAAGCTGGTGGCGCAGCTTCAATTGCTGTCGCGCAGCCTGCAGCCGGTGGTGGGCCACAAGCCGCGCATCGCCGTACTGGGCCTCAACCCGCATGCTGGCGAGGGCGGGATGCTGGGGCGTGAAGAGGTGGAGGTGATTGGTCCCGCCATCCGCCTTGCTCGGGCGAAGCGGGTGGATGCGCACGGGCCCATCCCCGCGGATGGCCTGTTCGCGCGGCCTGACGAGGTGGGCGCGAAGTACGACGTGGTGCTGGCCATGTACCACGACCAGGGTCTCATCCCGGCCAAGGCGCTGGACTTCGAGCGCACGGTGAACGTGACGCTGGGCCTGCCGGTGCCTCGCACGTCGCCGGACCACGGCACCGCCTATGCGATTGCCGGCACGGGGACCGCGAGCTGCGTGCCCATGATGGAGGCCCTGCTCAAGGCGGCCCGGCTTTCTTCGGGAGCCGGGCAGACAGGTGCTTCGCGAGGTCCTCGCCGTCCTCCTTCGGGTCGATGA
- a CDS encoding aldo/keto reductase, producing MSLDHYVTLGRSGLRVSPFCLGAMTFGEDLGWGSSVETSNAILDRFIERGGNFIDTANVYTFGHAEKIIGDHIGKHPAKRDRVVIATKFFGNLFERDPNGGGAGRKSVMAACDESLRRLQTDYIDLYWMHAWDANTPIEETMRALDDLVRSGKVRYVGFSDTPAWKVAQAQVTAFFRGWAPLVALQIEYSLLERTVEGELIPMARELGLGVTPWSPLRSGVLSGKYTRENAGKQKADRGAWAEASLNEKTYRLIDVLQRVAKEQNTSVARVSLAWVQGRPGVASTILGARTLEQLDNNLGALDVKLTPAQVKALDDESQPTLNFPAAFLLGAPSFMHAGLRVNGVQAPPSNLTPKPGAPRY from the coding sequence ATGTCGCTCGACCACTACGTCACCCTGGGCCGCTCCGGCCTGCGCGTCAGTCCCTTCTGCCTGGGCGCCATGACGTTCGGCGAGGACCTGGGCTGGGGCAGCAGCGTGGAGACGTCCAACGCCATCCTGGACCGCTTCATCGAGCGGGGCGGGAACTTCATCGACACGGCGAACGTGTACACGTTCGGGCACGCGGAGAAGATCATCGGGGACCACATCGGGAAGCACCCCGCGAAGCGCGACCGGGTGGTCATCGCCACGAAGTTCTTCGGCAACCTCTTCGAGAGGGATCCGAACGGCGGCGGCGCGGGCCGCAAGTCGGTGATGGCGGCATGTGATGAATCGCTGCGCCGTCTGCAGACGGACTACATCGACCTGTACTGGATGCACGCCTGGGACGCGAACACGCCCATCGAGGAGACGATGCGGGCGCTGGACGACCTGGTGCGCTCCGGCAAGGTCCGCTACGTGGGCTTCTCCGACACGCCCGCGTGGAAGGTGGCGCAGGCGCAGGTGACGGCCTTCTTCCGGGGCTGGGCGCCGCTGGTGGCGTTGCAGATCGAATACTCGCTGCTGGAGCGCACGGTGGAGGGCGAGCTCATCCCGATGGCGAGGGAGCTGGGGCTCGGCGTGACGCCGTGGTCGCCGCTGCGCAGCGGGGTGCTGAGCGGCAAGTACACGCGGGAGAACGCGGGCAAGCAGAAGGCGGACCGGGGCGCGTGGGCGGAGGCGTCGCTCAACGAGAAGACCTACAGGCTCATCGACGTGCTCCAGCGCGTGGCGAAGGAGCAGAACACCTCGGTGGCGCGAGTGTCGCTGGCCTGGGTGCAGGGCCGGCCGGGCGTGGCGTCCACCATCCTGGGTGCGCGCACGCTGGAGCAGTTGGACAACAACCTGGGTGCGCTGGACGTGAAGCTCACGCCCGCGCAGGTGAAGGCGCTGGATGACGAATCCCAGCCCACGCTCAACTTCCCGGCGGCCTTCCTCCTGGGAGCACCCTCCTTCATGCACGCGGGCTTGCGCGTGAACGGAGTCCAGGCCCCGCCCAGCAACCTGACGCCCAAGCCGGGTGCCCCTCGGTACTGA
- a CDS encoding type II toxin-antitoxin system Phd/YefM family antitoxin, with amino-acid sequence MVEVSITEARDDLAELLNRAAYGKERLVLTRHGKKLVAVIPFEDLQALESLEDRRDIQKADAARRESEGQPRVAWKQVKAELGLTKKAKKTASGRSPAGGPVRRSTPRAGRPRPGR; translated from the coding sequence ATGGTGGAAGTCAGCATCACCGAAGCGCGCGACGACCTGGCGGAGCTGCTCAACCGGGCGGCCTACGGGAAGGAGCGGCTCGTCCTGACCCGGCACGGCAAGAAGCTGGTCGCGGTGATTCCCTTCGAGGACCTCCAGGCACTGGAATCGCTGGAGGACCGGAGGGACATCCAGAAGGCGGACGCCGCGCGCCGGGAGTCCGAGGGCCAGCCGCGCGTCGCGTGGAAGCAGGTGAAGGCGGAGCTGGGGCTCACGAAGAAGGCGAAGAAGACGGCTAGCGGTAGATCTCCCGCCGGTGGCCCAGTTCGACGATCAACACCACGAGCCGGCCGTCCTCGACCTGGTAGATGA
- a CDS encoding type II toxin-antitoxin system RelE family toxin, producing the protein MRKKPPATYTVEFLQTAVKQLAAVDPVHQRRIEKQIDALSTEPRPAGAEKLKGSDYLRIRIGDYRVIYQVEDGRLVVLIVELGHRREIYR; encoded by the coding sequence ATGAGAAAAAAGCCCCCCGCCACCTATACGGTCGAGTTCCTCCAGACCGCCGTGAAGCAGCTCGCGGCGGTGGATCCGGTCCATCAGCGCCGCATCGAGAAGCAAATCGACGCCCTCTCCACGGAGCCCCGGCCCGCGGGCGCGGAGAAGCTCAAGGGCAGTGACTACCTGCGGATCCGCATTGGCGACTACCGCGTCATCTACCAGGTCGAGGACGGCCGGCTCGTGGTGTTGATCGTCGAACTGGGCCACCGGCGGGAGATCTACCGCTAG
- a CDS encoding ArsR/SmtB family transcription factor has protein sequence MNVDVFQTLADPTRRRIVEALKGGELSVNDLVARVDIQQSGVSRHLGILQEAGFVQVRPEGTKRLYSLRPEPFQELDAWVTGYRGLWEARLDRFGQALERRRKARTDAPKSEEEPP, from the coding sequence ATGAATGTTGACGTCTTCCAAACCCTGGCCGACCCCACGCGCCGCCGCATCGTCGAGGCGCTGAAGGGCGGCGAGCTGTCGGTGAACGACCTGGTGGCGCGGGTGGACATCCAGCAGTCGGGTGTCTCCCGTCATCTGGGGATCCTCCAGGAGGCGGGCTTCGTCCAGGTCCGCCCCGAGGGCACGAAGCGGCTGTACTCGCTTCGCCCGGAGCCCTTTCAGGAACTCGATGCCTGGGTCACCGGGTATCGCGGCCTCTGGGAGGCCCGCCTCGACCGGTTCGGCCAGGCGCTCGAGCGAAGACGCAAGGCACGCACGGACGCCCCCAAATCCGAGGAGGAACCCCCATGA
- a CDS encoding alpha/beta fold hydrolase, with the protein MADLFTKAVERSKEGLLTLTFKPDELYRVPTDDGAAIALGRYHPRGERRFAEPVLLCHGLGANRFHMDFNEQYSLARYLARAGFETWVIELRGRGLAGACADWNFDDQAEHDVRTALRTVMSTGAQQVLWVGHSKGGLMLYAHLAKNPQAPVKAAVSLGAPFTFAVQPGLRAFVQRVEPVLKLKVIPTRRVTSIAFFGAPPGPLTRYMMLADNMDPQVVRWALANVPADVAGGVGRQFARWITTSQFTSFDGSFDYREPLAGVKIPFLLIAGSRDLLAPPLAVARAKEHLGGPVKMLVAGRGHGFEADYGHADLILGRKAPDEIFPQVEAFLSSNATLL; encoded by the coding sequence ATGGCGGACCTCTTCACCAAGGCGGTGGAGCGGAGCAAGGAGGGGTTGCTGACCCTCACGTTCAAGCCGGACGAGCTGTACCGGGTGCCCACGGACGACGGAGCGGCCATCGCGCTGGGGCGCTACCACCCTCGAGGGGAGCGCCGGTTCGCGGAGCCCGTCCTGCTGTGCCACGGGCTGGGAGCCAACCGCTTCCACATGGACTTCAACGAGCAGTACAGCCTGGCGCGCTACCTGGCGCGGGCGGGGTTCGAGACCTGGGTCATCGAGCTGCGCGGCCGGGGGCTCGCCGGGGCCTGCGCGGACTGGAACTTCGACGACCAGGCCGAGCACGACGTGAGAACGGCTTTGCGCACCGTGATGTCCACCGGTGCCCAGCAAGTGCTGTGGGTGGGCCACTCCAAGGGCGGCCTGATGCTCTACGCCCACCTGGCCAAGAACCCCCAGGCGCCGGTGAAGGCGGCCGTCTCCCTGGGTGCGCCCTTCACCTTCGCGGTGCAGCCGGGCCTGCGAGCGTTCGTCCAGCGGGTGGAGCCCGTCCTCAAGCTCAAGGTCATCCCCACCCGGCGCGTCACCAGCATCGCCTTCTTCGGGGCGCCTCCGGGGCCGCTCACCCGGTACATGATGCTGGCGGACAACATGGATCCGCAGGTGGTGCGCTGGGCGCTGGCCAACGTGCCCGCGGACGTGGCCGGGGGCGTGGGACGGCAGTTCGCCCGGTGGATCACCACCAGCCAGTTCACGTCGTTTGACGGCAGCTTCGACTACCGCGAGCCGCTCGCCGGGGTGAAGATTCCCTTCCTGCTCATCGCCGGCAGCCGCGACCTGCTCGCGCCTCCGCTGGCGGTGGCCCGGGCGAAGGAGCACCTGGGCGGCCCCGTGAAGATGCTGGTCGCCGGCCGCGGCCACGGCTTCGAGGCGGACTACGGCCACGCGGACCTGATTCTGGGCCGCAAGGCGCCGGACGAAATCTTTCCCCAGGTGGAGGCCTTCCTGTCCTCCAACGCCACCCTGCTCTAG
- a CDS encoding SRPBCC family protein, which translates to MTTQTETAKRSTVTFDRSYTATLDEVWELWTTKDGFESWWGPEGFTVKVHELDARPEGLLRYDMIATAPEQVAFMKQAGMPLSSPSSLTYTELTPKTRLAYRHVVDFIPGVTPYTVSTVVEFEAKGDTVRMVVTSDAMHSKEWTERASMGMESQLNKLSKRFQR; encoded by the coding sequence ATGACGACCCAGACCGAAACCGCGAAGCGCAGCACCGTCACCTTCGACCGCAGCTACACGGCAACGCTCGACGAGGTCTGGGAGCTGTGGACGACGAAGGACGGCTTCGAGTCCTGGTGGGGCCCGGAGGGCTTCACCGTGAAGGTGCACGAACTGGACGCGCGTCCGGAAGGCCTGCTGCGCTACGACATGATCGCCACCGCGCCGGAACAGGTCGCCTTCATGAAGCAGGCGGGCATGCCCCTCTCCAGCCCCAGCAGCCTCACGTACACGGAGCTGACGCCGAAGACGCGGCTCGCGTACCGGCACGTGGTGGACTTCATCCCCGGCGTCACGCCGTACACCGTCTCCACGGTGGTGGAGTTCGAGGCGAAGGGCGACACCGTGCGGATGGTCGTCACGTCCGACGCCATGCACAGCAAGGAGTGGACGGAGCGGGCCTCCATGGGCATGGAGAGCCAGCTCAACAAGCTCAGCAAGCGGTTCCAGCGCTAG
- a CDS encoding GIY-YIG nuclease family protein → MLRCQDGTLYTGATNNLERRLATHGRGKGAAYTRARLPVTLVWSEPAEDRSTALRREAAIKRLTRADKLLLFTRRPGRR, encoded by the coding sequence ATGCTGCGCTGCCAGGACGGCACGCTCTACACGGGTGCCACCAACAACCTGGAGCGTCGCCTGGCCACGCACGGCCGGGGCAAGGGCGCCGCGTACACGCGAGCCCGGCTGCCGGTGACGCTGGTGTGGAGCGAGCCCGCAGAGGACCGGAGCACCGCCCTGCGCCGCGAGGCCGCCATCAAGCGGCTGACGCGCGCGGACAAGTTGCTGCTCTTCACACGGCGTCCGGGACGGCGTTGA